Part of the Kamptonema formosum PCC 6407 genome, GTCTAGCTATCCAATTAAAACCTACTTTGATTTGATGATCTAATGTAGGCATTCGATAGAGATAAGCTAAACGACGGGCTACGTGAGCCATTTGACCGTCTAGTTTAATTCCTAAACCCGCAAAAGTAGCATTGTCAACTCCTAATGTCAACATTTCTCCGAGTGGCTGATAGCGGAAAGGAAGCAAAGGTCTGTCAGTGAGTGATGCCCATATATTCCAGGCTGTGTAGTCAGCTTGCTGGAAGGCTACTTGAGCACTGGAAGGGACTTTTTGACCGTCAGCATCTACGCATTCGGTTATATCTCCCAGGGCAAAAATTCCTGGGTTATCAACTACTTGTAACGTCGGTTCAACAATTAATTGACCGCGAATATTTTGCTGGAGATGAAGCGAACGTACCATCGGGGATACAATCATTCCTACCGTCCATAAAACGGCATCTACTGGCAAAATGTCGATCTGTCCTTTGTAAACTAGAGAAATTGTGTCGGACTCAATAGCATCAACACTGGTTTCTAAGTCTATCCAGACGCGGCGTTTTTCTAAGGCAATATTTGCAGCTTCTCGGTTAAAATCTGGGGATGTTTGGAGAATTTTATCGCTTTGTTCGATTAGGCGTAAGCGTCCTCTTTCGCCGAGGCGATCGCTCAATTTACAAGCTAATTCTACCCCAGAATAACCGCCGCCAACGACGGCAACCCGAATTTTGTCAGATTGAGAGCTTTCTAGAATTCGCAGGCGTTCTTCGAGGCGGTAGGCATCGCTAATAGTACGAAAGGGGAAGGCGTGTTCGGCTGCGCCACTAACTAAATTGAGGGGAGTTTCGCCGCCAAGGGCCAAGACTAAGCGATCGCAAGTAATTTCTGGGCCGTCTTGCAACTGCACTCGCTTTTCGGTGATGTCAATCGCAGCAACAGTACCTTGACAAAAGCGGATACCCGTATCTTTCAACAATTCTTCAAAGGGTGGGGCGATTTCCCAGGTTTGTAATTCTCCGGTGAGGATTTCGTATAACAGGGGAGAAAACAGGAAGCGATCGCACCGATCGACTAAGATAATTTCAGGTTTTTGGGGCTTGGCAAAAGGTAATTGACTCAAACGCAGAGCCGTGTAGAGTCCGCCGAAGCCGCCACCAAGAATGCAAATGCGGGGTTGTTGTTGAGTCATAAAAAATGTCGGTAAGTGGGAAACTCAGAGGTTTGAGCATCGGAGATGTAAACGAAACGGGCGGTTTTAAACGCCATGAATCTTAAAATAGGTAACTTTCACCGTCTTTTTTGTGGATTGTTGTGTCTCTCCAATTGCTTGTGATGTTAGCTTCATAAAGTTTT contains:
- a CDS encoding NAD(P)/FAD-dependent oxidoreductase, with the translated sequence MTQQQPRICILGGGFGGLYTALRLSQLPFAKPQKPEIILVDRCDRFLFSPLLYEILTGELQTWEIAPPFEELLKDTGIRFCQGTVAAIDITEKRVQLQDGPEITCDRLVLALGGETPLNLVSGAAEHAFPFRTISDAYRLEERLRILESSQSDKIRVAVVGGGYSGVELACKLSDRLGERGRLRLIEQSDKILQTSPDFNREAANIALEKRRVWIDLETSVDAIESDTISLVYKGQIDILPVDAVLWTVGMIVSPMVRSLHLQQNIRGQLIVEPTLQVVDNPGIFALGDITECVDADGQKVPSSAQVAFQQADYTAWNIWASLTDRPLLPFRYQPLGEMLTLGVDNATFAGLGIKLDGQMAHVARRLAYLYRMPTLDHQIKVGFNWIARPIQEMLVN